One region of Chlorogloeopsis sp. ULAP01 genomic DNA includes:
- a CDS encoding aromatic ring-hydroxylating dioxygenase subunit alpha, with protein sequence MKFENFWYVVALSKQLKSNTVLQRTVLDEWLVIFRGDDGKPVALRDRCIHRNSRLSQGNVCQGKIQCPYHGWVYDKTGKVIAVPCEGENFQVTEARRALRYDTREQDGYIYVRLAQNPTEEFEPFPMPFYQQPGWETVRVINRFCNNVTNCVENFIDIPHTASVHPGVFRTPRQQQLEMTVERRSGCVIAQYRNETNNLGWFTRFLNNTGYKIRHTDSFHMPNITSVEYDMKPHRRLFITSQSVPEAEDSTLVYTDVTFNYGVWNKFAKLFVHWTAQYIIHQDVKALGIQWEAINKYGRQFSNTPADTIHVFVESIRNKIAAGEDPRTLPDKSVDVKFWV encoded by the coding sequence GTGAAATTTGAGAATTTTTGGTACGTTGTTGCTTTGAGTAAACAGTTAAAATCAAATACAGTTTTGCAACGTACAGTTTTAGATGAGTGGTTAGTGATTTTTCGCGGGGATGATGGTAAACCTGTTGCATTACGCGATCGCTGCATCCACAGAAATAGTCGTCTTTCTCAAGGTAACGTCTGTCAAGGCAAAATCCAATGTCCTTACCACGGCTGGGTATACGACAAAACTGGCAAAGTGATAGCTGTACCCTGTGAAGGAGAAAATTTCCAAGTAACGGAAGCGCGCCGGGCTTTGCGATATGATACCAGAGAACAAGATGGATATATTTACGTACGTTTGGCACAAAACCCTACTGAGGAATTTGAACCTTTCCCCATGCCTTTCTATCAACAACCGGGATGGGAGACAGTGCGGGTAATTAATCGCTTCTGCAATAACGTTACCAACTGTGTCGAAAACTTCATTGATATTCCTCATACCGCCAGCGTTCATCCTGGAGTTTTTCGCACACCCCGCCAACAACAGTTAGAAATGACTGTAGAAAGACGCAGTGGTTGTGTAATTGCGCAATACCGTAACGAAACTAATAATCTTGGTTGGTTTACCCGCTTTCTCAACAATACAGGTTACAAGATTCGCCATACCGATAGCTTCCATATGCCGAATATCACTAGTGTTGAGTATGACATGAAACCACACAGACGGCTATTTATCACCAGCCAATCAGTTCCCGAAGCAGAAGACTCTACTTTGGTTTACACTGATGTCACTTTTAATTATGGTGTTTGGAACAAATTTGCAAAACTCTTTGTCCATTGGACTGCTCAATATATTATTCATCAAGATGTGAAAGCTTTAGGTATTCAATGGGAGGCGATCAACAAGTACGGCAGACAGTTTTCTAACACCCCTGCTGATACCATTCACGTTTTTGTTGAATCTATCCGCAACAAAATTGCTGCTGGAGAAGATCCAAGAACCCTACCAGATAAGTCTGTAGATGTGAAATTTTGGGTATAG
- a CDS encoding NAD(P)/FAD-dependent oxidoreductase → MVNEVENQPPHQVVIVGGGFGGLYTAKALNSDNINVTLIDKRNFHLFQPLLYQVATGTLSPADISSPLRSVLSKSKNTKVLLGEVYDIDPQAQKVFMGSETIPYDTLIIATGAKHSYFGKDDWETFAPGLKTVEDAIEMRRRIFMAFEAAEKETDPQLRRAWLTFVVVGGGPTGVELAGAIAELAYHTMKEDFRNIDTTEAQVLLLEGLDRLLPPFAPELSAQAEASLQNLGVTVQTKTLVTNIEDDIVTIKQDDEITQIHAKTVLWAAGVKASPLGKVLAQRINVECDRAGRVIVEPDLSVKDYPNIFVIGDLAHFAHQNGKPLPGVAPVAMQQGEYVASLVKQRLQGKTVPRFYYVDRGSLAVIGQNSAVVDLGFMKLTGFVAWLVWLLIHIYFLIEFDNKLVVMIQWGWNYFTRKRGARLITGKEAIGYYAANKNKQMMNV, encoded by the coding sequence ATGGTGAACGAAGTTGAAAATCAACCACCCCATCAAGTAGTCATTGTCGGCGGTGGCTTTGGTGGACTTTATACCGCGAAAGCACTGAATAGCGATAATATAAATGTAACTCTTATAGATAAACGTAACTTTCATTTATTTCAACCGCTTTTGTACCAAGTTGCGACAGGTACGCTATCCCCTGCTGATATTTCTTCACCGTTGCGTTCAGTACTTAGTAAAAGTAAGAATACAAAAGTCTTGTTGGGAGAAGTTTATGACATCGATCCCCAAGCCCAAAAAGTCTTTATGGGTAGCGAAACAATACCCTACGATACTTTAATTATCGCGACAGGCGCCAAGCATTCCTATTTTGGGAAAGACGATTGGGAAACATTTGCTCCTGGTTTGAAAACCGTTGAAGATGCAATAGAAATGCGTCGCCGCATCTTTATGGCGTTTGAAGCCGCAGAAAAGGAAACTGATCCCCAACTGCGTCGAGCTTGGTTAACTTTTGTAGTTGTAGGTGGTGGCCCTACTGGTGTGGAATTAGCAGGTGCGATCGCAGAATTAGCGTATCACACTATGAAAGAAGATTTCCGCAATATTGATACAACAGAAGCACAAGTTTTGCTTTTGGAAGGTTTGGATCGGCTTCTGCCTCCTTTTGCACCGGAGTTATCAGCACAAGCAGAAGCATCCCTGCAAAATTTGGGTGTGACAGTACAGACAAAAACATTAGTAACGAATATTGAAGATGATATTGTTACGATCAAACAAGATGATGAAATAACGCAGATTCACGCGAAGACGGTATTGTGGGCAGCAGGTGTGAAAGCTTCACCTTTGGGGAAAGTATTAGCCCAAAGAATAAATGTAGAGTGCGATCGCGCCGGGCGAGTTATTGTTGAACCTGATTTAAGTGTTAAAGATTATCCGAATATTTTTGTTATAGGTGACTTAGCACATTTTGCTCATCAAAATGGTAAACCATTACCTGGAGTTGCACCAGTGGCGATGCAACAGGGAGAATACGTTGCCTCTCTAGTTAAACAACGGCTCCAAGGTAAAACAGTGCCAAGATTTTATTATGTTGATCGAGGTAGTTTAGCTGTTATTGGGCAAAACTCTGCCGTAGTTGACTTGGGTTTTATGAAGTTGACAGGTTTTGTGGCGTGGCTAGTTTGGTTACTGATTCACATTTACTTCTTAATTGAATTTGATAACAAGTTAGTAGTGATGATTCAGTGGGGTTGGAATTATTTCACTCGCAAACGTGGTGCTAGGTTGATTACAGGTAAAGAAGCGATCGGGTATTACGCAGCAAATAAAAATAAACAAATGATGAATGTATAG
- a CDS encoding acyl transferase has translation MTILSTLLSFFPALVILMVFTSFIFICIQPSILCVAAFLFSLYIFPLLIYKLHEKFYPLQEGISYLVGKNYSPWWGSHQIQVIYITFPALEAGLRLIPGAFSLWLRLWGAKVGKGVYWTPHLEISDRALLEIGNNVVFGHKIGICSHIIKPKKQDLMLYVKRVKIGSNVFLGAGSYIGPGVQIADGTFIGVGSHIYPNQVVKNFSSKAENTQSIY, from the coding sequence ATGACTATATTAAGTACTTTACTCTCTTTTTTCCCTGCCTTAGTTATATTAATGGTATTCACATCTTTTATCTTTATTTGCATTCAACCAAGTATTTTGTGTGTTGCCGCTTTCCTTTTTTCTTTATATATCTTTCCTTTATTAATATATAAATTACATGAGAAATTTTACCCTCTCCAAGAAGGAATCAGCTACTTAGTTGGTAAGAACTACTCTCCTTGGTGGGGTAGTCATCAAATACAAGTTATATATATTACCTTTCCAGCATTAGAAGCAGGATTGCGCCTCATCCCTGGAGCATTTTCTTTATGGCTAAGGTTGTGGGGAGCAAAAGTTGGTAAAGGCGTTTATTGGACACCACATTTAGAAATAAGCGATCGCGCTTTATTAGAAATAGGTAATAATGTAGTTTTTGGCCATAAAATTGGGATTTGTTCTCATATCATTAAACCTAAAAAACAAGACTTGATGTTATATGTTAAAAGGGTAAAAATTGGTAGTAATGTCTTCTTAGGGGCAGGTTCCTATATTGGCCCTGGTGTGCAAATTGCGGATGGAACTTTTATAGGGGTTGGCAGTCATATATATCCAAATCAAGTAGTGAAAAATTTTTCATCTAAAGCAGAAAATACACAAAGCATTTATTAG
- a CDS encoding aromatic ring-hydroxylating dioxygenase subunit alpha, whose translation MNQFQNQNTQPLSKMKIFNNWDVVAKGWYIACPSRELPIGKVKSVDIYEQRIVIFRGEDGKVRALDAYCPHLGTDLGIGRVEGNFIRCFFHHWAFDGEGKCQHIPCQSDIPEKAKIQAYATEEKYDFIWIYPDNNPPHGIAEFDELKGKLLLTIHDKAFERNCHHHICMMNGIDTQHLQTVHKLNIKMDLFLQQNESNQIIDFTLRGQFPNTTPRERLGRKILGNTYEYTMRYADGCIGLLTIMKNVRLMPPLHIIYAYTPIKDGKTRIQPIYMTEKRTGILGWIVSRILLLFTKLAYYFLRDEDGIIYDNIRYNPNVIISIDQPLIKYMNYVNSLEASIWSNKFDTQNPDFFKKPGF comes from the coding sequence ATGAACCAGTTTCAAAATCAAAATACACAACCCCTATCAAAGATGAAAATCTTCAACAATTGGGATGTTGTTGCTAAAGGCTGGTACATTGCTTGTCCTAGTCGAGAATTGCCAATAGGTAAGGTAAAATCTGTAGATATCTATGAGCAAAGAATTGTTATCTTTCGTGGAGAAGACGGCAAAGTTAGAGCTTTGGATGCCTATTGTCCGCATTTAGGAACTGATTTGGGAATTGGACGAGTTGAGGGTAATTTTATTCGCTGCTTTTTCCATCATTGGGCATTTGATGGCGAGGGGAAATGCCAGCATATTCCTTGTCAATCAGATATTCCCGAAAAAGCTAAAATCCAAGCTTATGCCACTGAGGAAAAATATGATTTTATTTGGATTTACCCAGATAATAATCCTCCTCATGGTATTGCTGAATTTGATGAACTAAAAGGTAAATTACTTTTGACAATTCACGACAAAGCCTTTGAAAGGAATTGTCATCACCATATTTGCATGATGAATGGTATCGATACTCAACATCTACAAACAGTACATAAATTAAATATCAAAATGGATTTATTTTTACAACAAAATGAATCTAATCAAATTATTGATTTTACCCTCAGAGGGCAATTTCCTAATACTACACCTAGAGAAAGACTAGGACGGAAAATTCTTGGAAATACTTACGAATACACGATGAGATATGCCGATGGTTGTATTGGGCTTTTAACTATCATGAAAAATGTGCGGTTAATGCCACCATTACACATAATTTACGCTTACACTCCTATCAAAGATGGTAAAACTCGAATTCAACCTATTTATATGACTGAAAAAAGAACAGGTATTTTGGGTTGGATTGTTAGTCGAATATTGCTCTTGTTCACCAAACTAGCTTATTATTTTTTGCGTGATGAAGATGGCATAATTTATGATAATATTCGCTATAATCCCAATGTGATTATTAGCATCGACCAACCATTGATTAAATATATGAATTATGTAAATAGTTTAGAAGCATCTATCTGGTCAAACAAATTTGATACTCAGAACCCTGACTTCTTTAAGAAGCCGGGGTTCTAA
- the leuA gene encoding 2-isopropylmalate synthase: MLKNPAKKYRQFAPINLTHRTWPNQTIIHPPIWLSTDLRDGNQALIEPMNVQRKLNLFNLLINIGFKEIEVAFPSASQTDFDFVRHLIEQQLIPDDVTIQVLTQAREDLIRRTFAALQGAKRAIVHLYNATSPVFRRTVFGLDRQGTINLAVSAAKLLTELAKEQPDTQWQFQYSPETFTATELDFAKEICDAVLDVWQPTPQYKAIINLPATVEVATPNIFADQVEWMHHNLARRDSVILSVHPHNDRGCGVAAAEFAQMAGADRVEGCLFGNGERTGNVDLVTLALNLYTQGIHPGLDFSDINEVARIIEDCTQLPIHPRHPYVGDLVFTAFSGSHQDAIKKGFAVQKPDAIWEVPYLPLDPADVGRNYESVVRVNSQSGKGGIAFLLERDYDLVLPRRLQIELSKIVQRVMDATGKELSSQDLWLLFEQEYLQISTPLKYITHQLIETEYASGFYNLTARLQLHEKIIAVCGTGNGPIDAFVNALGLGVRIHHYEERSRNSGSSADAIAYIEIAGDLIPGSLYGVGIHPNIVTASLLAILSAVNRAWQCMDAEAQVELFSQLQAN, translated from the coding sequence GTGTTGAAGAATCCTGCTAAAAAATATCGCCAGTTTGCACCCATTAATTTAACTCATCGCACTTGGCCAAATCAAACAATTATTCATCCGCCCATTTGGTTGAGTACCGATTTACGAGATGGCAACCAGGCGTTGATTGAACCGATGAATGTTCAACGCAAGTTAAATTTGTTCAATCTGTTGATAAATATTGGTTTCAAAGAAATTGAAGTCGCTTTTCCATCCGCTTCACAAACTGACTTCGATTTTGTTCGACACTTGATTGAGCAGCAATTAATTCCTGATGATGTCACTATTCAAGTTTTGACACAAGCAAGAGAAGATTTGATTCGCCGCACCTTTGCAGCTTTACAAGGAGCAAAGCGAGCGATCGTGCATTTGTATAATGCAACTTCTCCTGTATTTCGTCGCACGGTTTTTGGTTTGGATCGCCAAGGAACAATTAATCTGGCAGTCTCGGCAGCGAAACTTTTGACTGAGTTGGCAAAAGAGCAACCAGACACGCAATGGCAATTTCAATATTCGCCCGAAACTTTTACAGCGACGGAACTTGATTTTGCGAAAGAAATCTGCGATGCAGTTTTGGATGTTTGGCAACCTACGCCCCAATACAAAGCCATTATCAATTTGCCTGCAACTGTAGAGGTAGCAACACCTAATATATTTGCCGATCAAGTAGAGTGGATGCACCACAATTTAGCAAGACGAGATAGCGTAATTCTCAGCGTGCATCCGCATAATGATCGCGGTTGTGGAGTAGCCGCAGCAGAATTTGCCCAAATGGCAGGAGCAGACAGGGTTGAGGGCTGTTTGTTTGGTAATGGTGAGCGTACTGGTAATGTTGATTTAGTGACGCTGGCTTTAAACCTCTACACCCAAGGTATCCATCCCGGCTTGGATTTTTCTGACATTAACGAAGTAGCAAGAATAATTGAAGATTGTACGCAACTACCTATTCATCCCCGCCATCCCTACGTCGGCGATTTAGTATTCACTGCTTTTTCGGGATCTCATCAGGATGCAATCAAAAAAGGCTTTGCCGTGCAAAAACCAGATGCAATTTGGGAAGTTCCATACCTGCCACTAGATCCCGCAGATGTTGGGCGTAATTATGAATCTGTGGTGCGCGTGAACAGTCAGTCAGGGAAAGGAGGAATTGCCTTCTTGTTGGAACGAGACTACGATTTGGTGTTGCCCCGACGCTTGCAGATTGAGTTGAGCAAAATTGTACAAAGGGTAATGGATGCCACTGGTAAAGAATTGTCTTCCCAGGATCTTTGGCTGTTGTTTGAACAAGAGTATTTACAGATTTCTACACCACTGAAGTACATAACTCACCAGCTAATTGAAACTGAATACGCCAGTGGTTTTTACAACCTGACGGCAAGATTGCAACTGCATGAGAAAATTATCGCAGTTTGTGGCACAGGTAACGGGCCGATTGATGCTTTTGTCAATGCTCTTGGTTTAGGTGTGCGAATCCACCATTATGAAGAGCGATCGCGTAATTCTGGCAGCAGTGCCGATGCGATCGCCTACATTGAGATTGCAGGTGATTTGATTCCAGGCTCGTTATATGGAGTCGGCATTCACCCCAACATTGTCACAGCCTCGTTGCTGGCGATTTTGAGTGCAGTTAATCGAGCTTGGCAGTGTATGGATGCAGAGGCTCAAGTAGAACTATTCTCGCAGTTGCAGGCAAACTGA
- a CDS encoding sterol desaturase family protein, translated as MLVFTVFVILLTLTVANDKRLTIFLIKNREDWILDIVGLWFQGIIIPVFQITLVYQLYKFLLPNFQDILKPHFLVGFVISFVCVDYLYYWNHRLFHSKWLWSIHQVHHTITSMDVLGTSRNTLWTSFFIIYLWIHSLFIYLLQDPSWYILGISLTSALDLWRHSKFSPQPQSFLYQWLSPWLILPSDHAWHHGSESVHVNYGANLKIWDRLHGTYHTSEQAPCSLGIQSNFSLIQKLLSPF; from the coding sequence ATGTTAGTTTTTACTGTCTTCGTAATTTTGTTGACGCTGACTGTAGCGAATGATAAAAGACTCACTATTTTTTTAATCAAGAATCGTGAAGATTGGATTTTAGATATTGTTGGTTTGTGGTTTCAAGGAATAATTATTCCTGTTTTTCAAATTACTTTAGTTTATCAATTATATAAATTTTTACTACCAAATTTTCAGGATATATTAAAACCGCATTTTCTTGTTGGGTTTGTGATCAGCTTTGTTTGTGTAGATTATCTATATTACTGGAATCACCGCCTATTTCATAGCAAGTGGTTATGGTCTATTCATCAAGTTCATCATACAATAACCTCAATGGATGTTTTGGGAACTTCTCGCAATACTTTGTGGACGAGTTTTTTTATTATTTACTTATGGATTCACTCACTATTTATTTATTTATTGCAAGATCCTAGCTGGTATATTTTGGGTATAAGTTTGACTTCAGCTTTGGATTTATGGCGTCATAGCAAATTTTCACCACAACCACAATCATTTTTGTATCAATGGTTATCGCCCTGGCTAATTTTGCCTTCAGATCATGCTTGGCATCATGGTAGTGAGAGTGTTCATGTTAACTATGGGGCAAACTTGAAAATTTGGGACAGATTACATGGGACTTATCATACATCTGAACAAGCACCATGTTCTTTAGGTATTCAATCTAATTTTTCCTTAATTCAGAAATTATTGAGTCCGTTTTAA
- a CDS encoding 2Fe-2S iron-sulfur cluster-binding protein: protein MNKQYCIISFPETDYQPIILEKHQQISEHLTIENSPVLFGCRTGICGTCLVMIAGDIPPPSEEEKEILDIFASTNKQARLACQIELTSDIEIRHCGEQK, encoded by the coding sequence ATGAATAAGCAATACTGTATTATTTCCTTTCCAGAGACAGATTATCAACCAATCATTTTAGAAAAACATCAGCAAATTTCTGAACATCTAACTATAGAAAATTCTCCAGTTTTATTTGGTTGTCGTACTGGAATTTGTGGTACCTGCCTTGTCATGATAGCTGGTGATATTCCACCGCCTAGTGAAGAAGAAAAAGAAATTTTAGATATATTCGCATCGACAAATAAACAAGCAAGGCTTGCCTGTCAAATAGAATTGACAAGCGACATCGAGATTAGGCATTGTGGGGAACAAAAGTGA
- a CDS encoding ABC transporter ATP-binding protein — protein sequence MVLTKKLKTWKLLWQLICYKPKLYLIDNCLWIFIMGLPALPGLIIREFFNSLTDKAQFGLSPLALIALLLALNLGHIVVIFVGRITKTQHRFITKSLLQHNLLDRLFTNPIVQPMVVNQETETTVSQGEIISYFRDDTQQIEDYLAWISEVLAQSIFAVFSLVILLTINVRMTLFVFLPLVGMMVIVQRAETRIKKYRQASRQATEKVTGILGEIFSSVQAIKVAGAENNVLNYFRNLNDQRRQKMIQDSLFNAILNSSFQNMVSLGIGITLLLASQLMQSDVGKLTVGDFALFVYNLSFVTDFFNFFGGFVAFYKHTEVSFERMAALLSGVSPDTIVAPNQLYLKDLNGSQKPLPALEQPLKNQKDSLQLLQVSHLTYHYPGNCQGITDISFELQRGSLTVITGQIGSGKTTLLRVLLGLLPKQSGEIYWNRKMVEDPANFFVPPRSAYTPQIPQLFSYTLRDNILLGLAKDEHDIVTALNMAVFEQDLATMNESLETLVGSKGVRLSGGQIQRVAAARMFIRQPELLVFDDLSSALDVETELALWSRIFVNSTQPQQDPWTPTCLVVSHRPSVLRRADQVIVLKAGRVEMQGKFNEIFSHEQAN from the coding sequence CTCTGGCTTTAATTGCATTATTACTTGCTCTAAATTTAGGCCATATCGTAGTTATATTTGTGGGACGTATTACCAAAACTCAGCATCGCTTCATTACAAAGTCATTACTACAACATAATTTGTTAGATCGTCTGTTCACAAATCCTATAGTCCAGCCAATGGTTGTTAATCAAGAAACTGAAACAACTGTGTCTCAGGGAGAAATAATTAGCTACTTTCGTGATGATACGCAACAAATAGAAGATTATCTGGCATGGATATCAGAAGTATTAGCGCAATCAATATTTGCTGTTTTTTCTTTAGTAATTTTATTAACTATCAATGTGCGAATGACACTTTTTGTTTTTTTGCCATTGGTGGGGATGATGGTGATTGTTCAACGAGCAGAAACTCGGATTAAAAAGTATCGCCAAGCTAGTCGTCAAGCTACCGAAAAAGTGACGGGGATTTTAGGAGAAATCTTTAGTTCAGTACAAGCAATTAAGGTAGCTGGAGCAGAAAATAATGTGTTGAATTATTTCCGCAATCTCAATGACCAACGCCGCCAAAAGATGATTCAGGATAGCTTATTTAACGCTATTCTCAATTCTTCCTTTCAAAATATGGTGAGTCTGGGAATAGGGATAACTCTGTTGCTTGCTTCTCAATTAATGCAGAGTGATGTTGGTAAGTTGACAGTGGGGGACTTTGCTTTATTCGTGTATAACCTTTCTTTTGTCACTGACTTTTTTAATTTTTTCGGTGGCTTCGTAGCTTTTTATAAGCATACAGAAGTTTCTTTTGAACGGATGGCTGCTTTACTATCTGGTGTATCGCCAGATACTATAGTAGCTCCCAATCAACTTTATCTCAAAGACCTGAATGGTAGCCAGAAACCTTTGCCAGCATTAGAACAACCATTGAAAAATCAGAAGGATAGTCTACAATTATTGCAAGTTTCTCATTTAACTTACCATTATCCTGGTAATTGTCAGGGAATCACAGATATCAGTTTCGAACTTCAGCGCGGTAGTTTGACTGTAATTACTGGTCAGATTGGTTCTGGCAAGACTACATTGCTGCGAGTATTATTAGGATTACTACCCAAGCAAAGCGGGGAAATTTACTGGAATAGGAAGATGGTTGAAGATCCTGCTAATTTCTTTGTTCCGCCTCGCAGTGCTTATACTCCTCAAATTCCGCAACTTTTTAGCTATACTCTGCGAGACAATATTTTACTTGGCTTGGCTAAAGATGAGCATGATATCGTCACAGCTTTAAACATGGCTGTGTTTGAGCAAGATTTAGCAACTATGAATGAAAGTCTAGAAACTTTAGTTGGTTCCAAGGGTGTGCGACTTTCTGGTGGACAAATCCAGCGTGTAGCAGCAGCGCGGATGTTTATCCGTCAACCAGAATTACTTGTGTTTGATGACCTTTCCAGTGCTTTGGATGTGGAGACAGAATTGGCATTATGGTCGCGGATATTTGTTAACAGCACACAACCACAGCAAGATCCTTGGACACCAACTTGTCTTGTGGTTTCTCATCGCCCTTCAGTATTGCGTCGCGCTGACCAAGTGATTGTATTGAAAGCAGGTAGAGTGGAAATGCAAGGGAAGTTTAATGAGATTTTTAGTCATGAGCAAGCTAATTAA
- a CDS encoding P-aminobenzoate N-oxygenase AurF, whose protein sequence is MIATINKTKQNTLLENQNIYKKLQINHTRNKQQDHTKLLDEAAASFRYEDCKDEYWNPEEFSLLYATPLWEQASPTQRIILNQLYWVAYYSQIISAEIATIYFNQTSAAGLYAQEDFRLVCDTLDLESSQERAHINAFRTVANQVEMALFGKRVFHYTMRSPFTETMVFADTNTWRRRWKKLQLQAFGLLSSDNTFLACQYFTVRGVRTLNGKLVQHKLSNYYQKHPNQETAPIPAKISYYHFMDESFHFNSSTIISHDVIHCLKPPTAFEKLVANLGIRGCQQDHYHFSVAINGIFWYDPALYSAVYQVLRSPVFDMSDAEAKDMMRECFTQETEGLHRSYKTHTEARESYKVYLEKLDYLWENNRQMSIMAANSIPKYLGIQKQAFANFLRF, encoded by the coding sequence ATGATTGCAACAATCAACAAAACTAAACAAAACACACTTTTAGAAAATCAAAATATTTATAAAAAACTCCAAATTAACCACACCCGCAACAAACAGCAAGATCATACTAAATTGCTAGATGAAGCTGCTGCGAGTTTTCGTTATGAAGATTGCAAGGATGAATATTGGAACCCGGAGGAATTCTCGCTACTTTATGCCACTCCTCTGTGGGAACAAGCTAGTCCAACTCAAAGAATTATCCTAAACCAGCTTTACTGGGTAGCTTATTATTCACAGATTATCTCTGCTGAAATTGCCACGATCTACTTTAATCAAACTAGCGCTGCTGGGCTTTATGCCCAAGAAGATTTCCGCTTGGTATGCGATACGCTCGATTTAGAATCCTCCCAAGAACGCGCTCATATCAACGCTTTTCGGACAGTCGCCAATCAGGTAGAAATGGCTTTGTTTGGTAAACGTGTCTTTCACTACACGATGCGCAGCCCATTTACTGAAACAATGGTATTTGCCGATACTAATACTTGGAGGCGTCGCTGGAAAAAACTGCAATTGCAAGCCTTCGGACTTTTATCATCTGATAACACCTTTTTAGCTTGCCAATACTTCACTGTACGAGGAGTACGGACACTCAACGGGAAATTAGTACAGCACAAACTCAGCAACTACTATCAAAAGCATCCCAACCAGGAAACTGCTCCGATTCCTGCCAAGATTTCCTACTATCATTTCATGGATGAAAGCTTTCATTTCAATAGTTCGACGATTATCTCCCACGATGTGATTCACTGCTTAAAGCCACCGACAGCATTTGAGAAATTAGTAGCGAACCTGGGTATACGCGGTTGTCAACAAGACCATTATCACTTTTCTGTGGCTATTAACGGGATTTTTTGGTATGACCCTGCACTATATTCAGCAGTTTATCAGGTTTTGCGATCGCCTGTTTTTGATATGAGCGATGCTGAAGCCAAAGACATGATGCGCGAGTGCTTTACACAAGAAACTGAAGGGCTGCACCGTAGCTACAAAACCCACACTGAAGCAAGGGAATCTTATAAAGTCTACCTTGAGAAGCTTGACTATCTTTGGGAAAATAACCGACAAATGTCTATCATGGCAGCTAATTCTATTCCCAAATATCTGGGAATTCAAAAGCAGGCTTTTGCTAATTTTTTACGTTTTTAA
- a CDS encoding response regulator, with translation MQPPLPLAGLNILVVEDDDDTRFFVTTVLEADGAIVTAVPCAAPALEVLPQLQPDVLISDIGMPGEDGYALIRKIRALKPDIGGRVPAIALTAYGDSDSCVRALEAGFQTHVSKPVAPEELVEIVANLVASCHW, from the coding sequence ATGCAACCTCCTTTGCCTCTTGCTGGTTTGAATATTTTGGTAGTTGAGGATGATGATGATACTCGCTTTTTCGTCACTACCGTGCTAGAAGCAGATGGAGCGATTGTTACAGCAGTTCCATGTGCAGCCCCAGCACTAGAAGTGTTACCTCAATTGCAACCCGATGTCCTAATTAGTGATATAGGTATGCCTGGTGAAGATGGCTACGCTTTAATCCGCAAAATACGTGCTCTCAAGCCTGATATTGGTGGGCGAGTTCCAGCTATTGCCTTAACAGCCTATGGTGATAGTGATAGTTGTGTGCGTGCCTTAGAAGCTGGTTTTCAAACTCATGTCTCTAAACCAGTTGCTCCAGAAGAACTTGTCGAAATTGTTGCTAATTTAGTCGCTTCTTGTCATTGGTAA